One region of Solanum pennellii chromosome 6, SPENNV200 genomic DNA includes:
- the LOC107022633 gene encoding probable serine/threonine-protein kinase At1g54610 isoform X1, with translation MHLFDRIYCCRLMGCICSKGSSTDHDDVVEHEKEKEIQVDKSSVQLVAPSVREEIKEIVKPNVTSEDNGVTTKVDDNEKTRITERPKDGRFKRQSTMDFGLIRSRSRVVNMPHGGIGELCAAGWPLWLSSVAQEAIQGWVPRSAESFEKLNKIGQGTYSNVYKARDLETDKIVAMKKVKFVNMDPESVRFMAREICILRRLDHPNVMKLEALVTSRISGSIYLVFEYMEHDLAGLASAPGIKFTEPQIKCYMQQMLLGLEHCHSQGILHRDIKGSNLLIGDNGVLKIGDFGLATSFKPNQKQPLTSRVVTLWYRAPELLLGSTEYGVAIDMWSAGCILAELFTGKPIMPGRTEVEQMHKIFKLCGSPSEEYWSKSKLPLATSFKQQNPYKRGIADTFKDLPPTALALVDALLSIEPEKRGTASSALSSEFFKTNPLPCDPYSLPKYPPSKEYDTKVRDQEARRRKAEAGKGHGAETTKKSLGQAKEEPATEFNAPGQGQTSKGIRVKYNALEDNRAGFSIEPPALRYGLTHSNSVIHPNTSGYTWNNKAKDDSSAINERAYPASQHGVELSRQGSHKPRATGEFSNIRSRRDDRSSGGDSTVYVSKRSRLLHSGPLMSQGGSMEDMLKEHERQIQEAVRKACQDKTRPE, from the exons ATGCATTTGTTTGATAGAATATATTGTTGTAGACTTATGGGCTGTATTTGTTCAAAGGGTTCTTCAACAGATCATGATGATGTTGTTGAacatgaaaaggaaaaagaaatacaagttgATAAATCTTCTGTACAGTTGGTTGCTCCATCAGTAAGGGAAGAGATTAAAGAAATAGTTAAACCCAATGTAACATCAGAAGATAATGGTGTTACAACAAAAGTTGATGATAATGAGAAAACTAGGATTACAGAGAGGCCTAAGGACGGACGATTCAAGAGACAATCGACGATGGATTTTGGACTGATACGATCAAGGTCTCGAGTTGTTAACATGCCTCATGGTGGAATAGGGGAGCTGTGTGCTGCAGGTTGGCCATTATGGCTAAGTTCAGTTGCACAAGAGGCTATTCAAGGGTGGGTTCCTCGAAGTGCAGAatcatttgaaaaattgaaCAAA ATTGGTCAAGGAACATATAGTAATGTTTACAAGGCCCGTGACCTTGAAACCGACAAAATTGTTGCaatgaagaaagtaaaattTGTCAATATGGATCCAGAGAGTGTTCGTtttatggcaagagagatttgTATTTTGCGTAGATTGGACCATCCAAATGTAATGAAACTTGAGGCTTTGGTCACATCCAGGATTTCAGGCAGTATATATCTTGTATTCGAATACATGGAGCACGATCTTGCTGGACTTGCATCAGCACCTGGGATCAAGTTCACTGAACCACAG ATAAAGTGTTATATGCAACAAATGCTTTTGGGACTCGAACACTGTCATAGTCAGGGTATACTTCATCGAGACATTAAGGGTTCAAATCTTTTAATTGGTGATAATGGTGTTCTAAAGATCGGAGACTTTGGTCTGGCGACGTCTTTTAAGCCCAACCAAAAGCAGCCATTAACAAGCCGTGTTGTAACACTGTGGTATAGGGCTCCTGAGCTTTTGCTCGGTTCAACAGAGTACGGAGTGGCCATTGATATGTGGAGTGCTGGCTGCATCCTTGCTGAATTATTTACTGGAAAGCCTATCATGCCTGGAAGAACAGAG GTGGAACAAATGCATAAAATCTTCAAGCTTTGTGGTTCACCTTCTGAGGAGTACTGGAGTAAATCAAAACTTCCACTTGCTACTAGTTTTAAGCAACAGAACCCATATAAGCGCGGTATTGCTGATACATTCAAGGACTTGCCTCCGACAGCTTTGGCTCTTGTTGACGCCTTACTTTCAATAGAACCAGAAAAGCGCGGCACTGCTTCTTCTGCACTCAGTAGTGAG TTCTTCAAAACGAATCCCCTACCTTGTGATCCATATAGTTTACCAAAGTATCCTCCGAGCAAGGAATACGATACTAAGGTTCGAGATCAAGAAGCAAGAAG GCGAAAGGCTGAGGCTGGAAAAGGACATGGAGCCGAAACAACAAAGAAGTCATTGGGACAAGCAAAGGAAGAACCGGCAACAGAATTCAATGCTCCTGGACag GGACAGACGAGCAAAGGCATCAGAGTGAAATACAATGCTCTCGAGGACAATAGAGCTGGTTTCTCTATAGAGCCACCAGCATTGAGATACGGACTCACTCATTCTAATTCAGTGATCCATCCTAATACATCTGGTTACACATGGAACAACAAAGCAAAGGATGATTCAAGTGCAATCAATGAACGGGCATATCCTGCTTCCCAACATGGTGTAGAGCTTTCAAGGCAAGGTTCTCACAAGCCTCGAGCTACAGGAGAGTTTTCAAACATTCGTTCAAGGAGAGATGATAGGTCATCTGGTGGAGATTCCACG GTTTATGTGTCAAAGAGAAGCAGACTCCTGCACTCTGGACCACTAATGTCACAAGGGGGAAGTATGGAAGACATGTTAAAGGAACATGAGAGACAAATTCAAGAAGCAGTTAGGAAAGCATGTCAAGACAAGACCAGGCCCGAATAG
- the LOC107022633 gene encoding probable serine/threonine-protein kinase At1g09600 isoform X2, which translates to MAKFSCTRGYSRIGQGTYSNVYKARDLETDKIVAMKKVKFVNMDPESVRFMAREICILRRLDHPNVMKLEALVTSRISGSIYLVFEYMEHDLAGLASAPGIKFTEPQIKCYMQQMLLGLEHCHSQGILHRDIKGSNLLIGDNGVLKIGDFGLATSFKPNQKQPLTSRVVTLWYRAPELLLGSTEYGVAIDMWSAGCILAELFTGKPIMPGRTEVEQMHKIFKLCGSPSEEYWSKSKLPLATSFKQQNPYKRGIADTFKDLPPTALALVDALLSIEPEKRGTASSALSSEFFKTNPLPCDPYSLPKYPPSKEYDTKVRDQEARRRKAEAGKGHGAETTKKSLGQAKEEPATEFNAPGQGQTSKGIRVKYNALEDNRAGFSIEPPALRYGLTHSNSVIHPNTSGYTWNNKAKDDSSAINERAYPASQHGVELSRQGSHKPRATGEFSNIRSRRDDRSSGGDSTVYVSKRSRLLHSGPLMSQGGSMEDMLKEHERQIQEAVRKACQDKTRPE; encoded by the exons ATGGCTAAGTTCAGTTGCACAAGAGGCTATTCAAGG ATTGGTCAAGGAACATATAGTAATGTTTACAAGGCCCGTGACCTTGAAACCGACAAAATTGTTGCaatgaagaaagtaaaattTGTCAATATGGATCCAGAGAGTGTTCGTtttatggcaagagagatttgTATTTTGCGTAGATTGGACCATCCAAATGTAATGAAACTTGAGGCTTTGGTCACATCCAGGATTTCAGGCAGTATATATCTTGTATTCGAATACATGGAGCACGATCTTGCTGGACTTGCATCAGCACCTGGGATCAAGTTCACTGAACCACAG ATAAAGTGTTATATGCAACAAATGCTTTTGGGACTCGAACACTGTCATAGTCAGGGTATACTTCATCGAGACATTAAGGGTTCAAATCTTTTAATTGGTGATAATGGTGTTCTAAAGATCGGAGACTTTGGTCTGGCGACGTCTTTTAAGCCCAACCAAAAGCAGCCATTAACAAGCCGTGTTGTAACACTGTGGTATAGGGCTCCTGAGCTTTTGCTCGGTTCAACAGAGTACGGAGTGGCCATTGATATGTGGAGTGCTGGCTGCATCCTTGCTGAATTATTTACTGGAAAGCCTATCATGCCTGGAAGAACAGAG GTGGAACAAATGCATAAAATCTTCAAGCTTTGTGGTTCACCTTCTGAGGAGTACTGGAGTAAATCAAAACTTCCACTTGCTACTAGTTTTAAGCAACAGAACCCATATAAGCGCGGTATTGCTGATACATTCAAGGACTTGCCTCCGACAGCTTTGGCTCTTGTTGACGCCTTACTTTCAATAGAACCAGAAAAGCGCGGCACTGCTTCTTCTGCACTCAGTAGTGAG TTCTTCAAAACGAATCCCCTACCTTGTGATCCATATAGTTTACCAAAGTATCCTCCGAGCAAGGAATACGATACTAAGGTTCGAGATCAAGAAGCAAGAAG GCGAAAGGCTGAGGCTGGAAAAGGACATGGAGCCGAAACAACAAAGAAGTCATTGGGACAAGCAAAGGAAGAACCGGCAACAGAATTCAATGCTCCTGGACag GGACAGACGAGCAAAGGCATCAGAGTGAAATACAATGCTCTCGAGGACAATAGAGCTGGTTTCTCTATAGAGCCACCAGCATTGAGATACGGACTCACTCATTCTAATTCAGTGATCCATCCTAATACATCTGGTTACACATGGAACAACAAAGCAAAGGATGATTCAAGTGCAATCAATGAACGGGCATATCCTGCTTCCCAACATGGTGTAGAGCTTTCAAGGCAAGGTTCTCACAAGCCTCGAGCTACAGGAGAGTTTTCAAACATTCGTTCAAGGAGAGATGATAGGTCATCTGGTGGAGATTCCACG GTTTATGTGTCAAAGAGAAGCAGACTCCTGCACTCTGGACCACTAATGTCACAAGGGGGAAGTATGGAAGACATGTTAAAGGAACATGAGAGACAAATTCAAGAAGCAGTTAGGAAAGCATGTCAAGACAAGACCAGGCCCGAATAG
- the LOC107022409 gene encoding proline-rich extensin-like protein EPR1, with protein MAWHYNFSSILLFAFIYFMHDDMITTITARRLLQTPSFSAPANPSFSTSAVPSFSTPTTPSFSMPATPSFSNSPGLSKPENPSFSKPETPSFSKPENPSFSKPGTPRFSKPETPSFSNSKISSFTKPETPSFSTPTTLSFSSSPSLSKPEAPSLAKPDVLSFSKPEIPSFSKPETPSFSKSKSPSFSKPETPTFSKPEIPTFSKPETPSFSKPETPSFSNPKTPSFSNPETPSFSKPEIPSFSKPEAPSFSKSETPSFSKPETPVSKLETPSFLKPETPTFSKPETPSFSKPETPSFSKPETPSFSKHDTPSSPKPETPTFSKPETLIFSKTKTPSFSEPKTPGSPKSENPTFSKPENPSFSMTKTPTSPKPDTPTLSKPETPTFSKPKTPTFSKPEIPSFSKSETPTSTKPKISSFSKPEKPNSLKLETPDSQKLETPSFSKPKTPSFSKSETPTFSKPGTLSSPKLDTPTYLKPEIPSSSKPETPSFTKLETPSFSKPETSSSAKSETPSFSKPDTPSSPKSETPTFTKPEMASSPSPKTQDSPKPETPSFSKPETPSFSKPKTPSFSKPNTPNSSKPKAPSSPKPEMSSFSKPKAPSLSKPDTPSSPSPSSSLKPETPSFSKSETPSSPKLETPSFSKTETPSFSKPEIPTSPKHEIPSFSKPKTSSSPNPKTPIFSKPETPSSLNLETPSSTKSDTPSSPKPATPSSQKPETPSSPKPETPRSPKPETPSSAKFEMLSSPKPETPSSPKTETPSSPKPETPSFPKPEMSSSPKHDTSSFETPSFPKSETPSSQKPDTPSSSNFEMPSSPKHETPSSPNFKTPSFSEPDIPGFLKPKTSNSSKLDIPVAPAAAPESETPTVSWPEKPSVPNRKLPTTPNSEIPTFTKHELPVILEFEVPSVLKTEIPKPSKQTLSTSP; from the coding sequence ATGGCTTGGCATTACAACTTTTCCTCCATCTTATTGTTTGCTTTTATCTACTTTATGCATGACGACATGATAACTACTATAACGGCACGTCGCCTTCTTCAGACCCCTAGTTTTTCAGCACCCGCTAATCCTAGTTTTTCAACATCCGCTGTCCCAAGTTTCTCGACGCCCACTACCCCTAGTTTCTCAATGCCTGCTACCCCAAGTTTCTCCAATTCCCCCGGTCTTTCAAAGCCTGAGAACCCTAGTTTTTCTAAACCTGAAACACCTAGTTTCTCAAAGCCAGAGAATCCTAGTTTCTCTAAACCTGGAACACCAAGGTTCTCAAAGCCCGAGACTCCTAGTTTCTCAAATTCCAAAATTTCTAGTTTTACAAAACCCGAGACCCCTAGTTTCTCAACGCCAACTACCCTAAGTTTCTCCAGTTCACCTAGTCTTTCAAAGCCTGAGGCCCCTAGTCTTGCAAAGCCTGACGTCCTTAGTTTTTCAAAACCTGAAATACCTAGTTTCTCAAAACCTGAAACACCTAGTTTCTCAAAGTCTAAGTCACCTAGCTTTTCAAAACCTGAAACCCCTACTTTCTCAAAACCAGAGATTCCTACTTTTTCAAAGCCTGAGACTCCTAGTTTCTCAAAGCCAGAAACTCCTAGTTTCTCAAACCCTAAGACACCTAGTTTCTCAAATCCTGAGACACCTAGTTTTTCCAAACCTGAAATCCCTAGTTTCTCAAAACCTGAGGCTCCTAGTTTCTCAAAGTCAGAAACTCCTAGTTTCTCAAAGCCTGAGACACCTGTCTCAAAGCTTGAGACACCTAGTTTTTTAAAACCTGAGACCCCTACTTTTTCAAAGCCCGAGACCCCTAGTTTTTCAAAACCTGAGACTCCTAGTTTCTCAAAGCCTGAGACTCCTAGTTTTTCAAAACATGATACCCCTAGTTCTCCAAAGCCTGAGACTCCTACTTTTTCCAAGCCTGAAACTCTTATTTTCTCAAAGACCAAGACTCCAAGTTTCTCTGAGCCCAAGACCCCTGGTTCACCAAAATCTGAGAATCCTACCTTCTCAAAGCCTGAGAACCCTAGTTTTTCAATGACCAAGACTCCTACTTCCCCAAAGCCCGATACCCCTACTTTATCGAAGCCTGAGACTCCTACTTTCTCTAAGCCTAAGACTCCTACTTTCTCAAAACCTGAGATTCCAAGTTTTTCAAAATCCGAGACCCCTACATCTACAAAACCCAAGATTTCTAGTTTTTCAAAGCCTGAGAAACCTAATTCCCTAAAGCTAGAGACCCCTGATTCTCAAAAGCTCGAGACCCCTAGTTTTTCAAAGCCTAAAACCCCTAGTTTCTCAAAATCTGAAACTCCTACTTTTTCAAAGCCTGGGACTCTGAGTTCCCCAAAGTTAGATACTCCTACTTATTTAAAGCCAGAAATTCCAAGTTCTTCGAAGCCTGAGACCCCTAGTTTCACAAAGCTCGAGACTCCTAGTTTCTCAAAGCCTGAGACTTCAAGCTCCGCAAAATCTGAGACTCCCAGTTTTTCAAAACCCGACACTCCGAGTTCCCCAAAGTCTGAGACCCCTACTTTCACAAAGCCTGAAATGGCAAGTTCTCCAAGCCCCAAGACACAAGATTCCCCAAAGCCTGAGACCCCTAGTTTCTCAAAGCCTGAGACACCTAGCTTTTCAAAGCCTAAGACTCCTAGTTTCTCAAAGCCTAATACTCCAAATTCCTCGAAGCCTAAGGCACCAAGTTCCCCAAAGCCCGAGATGTCAAGTTTCTCAAAGCCCAAGGCTCCTAGTTTATCAAAACCTGACACTCCAAGTTCTCCAAGTCCCTCAAGTTCCCTAAAGCCTGAAACTCCTAGTTTTTCAAAGTCCGAGACTCCAAGTTCCCCGAAGCTCGAGACCCCTAGTTTCTCAAAGACCGAGACTCCTAGTTTTTCAAAGCCCGAGATTCCAACTTCTCCTAAGCACGAGATTCCTAGTTTCTCAAAGCCCAAGACTTCAAGTTCCCCGAATCCCAAGACTCCTATTTTTTCAAAACCTGAGACGCCAAGCTCCCTAAATCTCGAGACACCAAGTTCTACAAAGTCCGATACTCCAAGTTCCCCAAAGCCCGCGACCCCAAGCTCCCAAAAGCCCGAGACGCCAAGTTCCCCAAAGCCCGAGACACCAAGATCTCCAAAGCCCGAGACGCCAAGTTCCGCAAAGTTCGAGATGCTAAGCTCCCCAAAGCCCGAGACTCCAAGTTCCCCAAAGACTGAGACCCCAAGTTCCCCAAAGCCTGAGACGCCAAGCTTTCCAAAACCCGAGATGTCAAGCTCCCCAAAGCATGACACCTCAAGTTTCGAGACTCCAAGTTTTCCAAAATCCGAAACTCCTAGTTCTCAAAAGCCCGACACACCAAGTTCTTCAAATTTCGAGATGCCAAGTTCGCCGAAGCATGAGACCCCAAGTTCTCCAAATTTTAAGACTCCTAGTTTCTCAGAGCCAGATATACCTGGTTTcttaaaacccaaaacctctaaTTCTTCAAAGCTTGATATTCCAGTAGCCCCAGCAGCAGCCCCAGAATCTGAAACTCCAACTGTTTCTTGGCCTGAAAAACCAAGTGTACCAAACCGTAAGCTACCAACTACCCCAAATTCAGAGATCCCAACATTTACAAAGCATGAATTACCCGTTATTTTAGAATTTGAGGTTCCAAGTGTATTAAAGACAGAAATACCAAAACCTTCTAAACAAACATTGTCAACTTCTCCCTAA